The Taeniopygia guttata chromosome 6, bTaeGut7.mat, whole genome shotgun sequence genome contains a region encoding:
- the ITPRIP gene encoding inositol 1,4,5-trisphosphate receptor-interacting protein, producing MPVGLFRVCLLVITAIVNHPLFFPKENGTVPENTEEIIQKMKEREESLRLEQLRLEQEIADQEATQKALEKAAVAVEESKEEKVRWDMWTALSMVIFLLIELWRQDFQEGNWQDIGGEEDDMAVLGKAFKGVALPDKAVLASFYEKRILGTTGDMARMREMVEGFADDLLEALRSVCNRDADMEVEDCMGVGSMYENWRVRKPFVCDLIVPFAPPEPYCFRCQTWCSGDSFPPDEQGYGTIKVCRADEDATGCICDKTKLGEDMLCLLHSQVSSTRPGSEMEDLLCFKNTQYLDADQVMKWFQIAVTKAWNRISHKYEFDLSFSLLDSPGALKIKFKSGKSIAFNLTPVVQYENSDVYFISHFPWSSLAADIPSSTHWFLTFAVYERRFIQLVSKTLPANACHVSCLQILSFLHGKQCSLTGPSGLTNYHLKTVLLHLLQARPSQDWAPEKLEARLQDMLKFLEKCLHEKKLYHFFIGNGKVPAELGFPVIFQRAEPLNLFRPFVLRRDIYRKMVDTFHEMLKNMSALINEYTVHIPLAHTNGIRKERL from the coding sequence ATGCCCGTGGGACTCTTCCGGGTGTGCCTACTGGTGATTACAGCTATTGTCAACCACCCACTCTTCTTCCCTAAGGAGAATGGCACTGTCCCCGAGAACACAGAAGAAATCATCCAGAAGATGAAGGAGCGGGAGGAGAGCCTGCGGCTGGAGCAGCTGCGCTTGGAGCAGGAAATCGCAGACCAGGAAGCCACACAGAAGGCTCTGGAAAaggctgcagtggcagtggaggaaagcaaagaggaaaaggtCCGATGGGATATGTGGACTGCCCTCTCCATGGTCATCTTCCTGCTGATCGAGCTCTGGAGGCAGGATTTCCAGGAAGGGAATTGGCAGGACATAGGAGGAGAAGAAGATGACATGGCAGTCCTGGGGAAAGCATTTAAAGGAGTGGCCTTGCCCGACAAGGCTGTCCTTGCCAGCTTCTATGAGAAGCGTATCCTGGGTACCACTGGAGACATGGCCAGGATGCGGGAGATGGTGGAAGGCTTTGCAGATGACCTGCTGGAGGCCTTGAGGAGCGTTTGTAACCGGGATGCTGACATGGAAGTGGAAGATTGCATGGGTGTGGGGAGCATGTATGAGAACTGGAGAGTGCGTAAACCCTTCGTCTGTGATCTGATAGTGCCTTTTGCTCCCCCAGAGCCTTACTGCTTTCGCTGCCAGACCTGGTGCTCTGGTGACTCTTTTCCCCCAGATGAACAAGGTTATGGCACTATCAAGGTGTGCAGGGCAGATGAGGATGCGACGGGTTGCATCTGTGACAAGACTAAACTAGGGGAAGATATGCTGTGCCTCCTCCATAGCCAGGTCAGTAGTACCAGGCCCGGCAGTGAGATGGAAGACCTCCTGTGCTTCAAAAATACTCAATATCTGGATGCCGACCAAGTCATGAAGTGGTTCCAGATTGCTGTCACTAAGGCCTGGAACAGAATCTCCCACAAATACGAGTTTGACCTTTCCTTCAGCCTCCTGGACTCGCCAGGAGCCCTGAAGATAAAATTTAAATCGGGGAAATCGATTGCCTTCAACCTCACCCCTGTGGTGCAGTATGAGAACTCTGACGTTTACTTCATCTCCCACttcccttggagcagcctggcagcagacATCCCCTCCAGCACCCACTGGTTTCTCACCTTCGCAGTGTATGAGAGGAGGTTCATCCAGCTGGTCTCCAAAACACTGCCTGCCAATGCCTGCCACGTCAGCTGCCTTCAGatcctctccttcctccatGGGAAGCAGTGCAGCCTCACAGGTCCCAGCGGGCTCACCAACTACCACCTGAAAACAGTGCTGCTGCATCTCCTGCAGGCACGTCCCAGTCAGGACTGGGCCCCAGAAAAGCTGGAGGCCCGCCTACAGGACATGCTGAAATTCCTAGAAAAATGTTTGCATGAAAAGAAGCTTTATCACTTCTTTATTGGCAATGGGAAGGTaccagcagagctgggtttCCCCGTCATATTTCAGAGGGCTGAGCCTCTCAACCTTTTCCGTCCCTTTGTGTTACGCAGGGACATTTACAGGAAGATGGTGGACACGTTCCACGAGATGCTCAAGAACATGTCTGCACTGATAAATGAGTACACAGTGCACATTCCCCTTGCACACACCAATGGGATTCGTAAGGAACGCCTTTAG
- the LOC100228612 gene encoding glutathione S-transferase omega-1 gives MSGDHSRSLGKGSAAPGPVPAGLIRLYSMRFCPFAQRTRLVLRAKGISHEVININLKNKPDWYFEKNPSGLVPVLETSKGQLIWESPITCEYLDEAFPGKKLMPSDPYERACQKMLLEDFSKITPLLFKHVLAVKDGQDTTSLKAEIAEKFGKLEEVLSKRNTVFYGGDSVSMVDYMIWPWFERLEPFQLKDSLNHTPKLQRWMEAMKEDPAIKATITDPQTYKNYLQLYLKNSPEACDYGL, from the exons ATGTCGGGCGATCACTCCCGCAGCCTGGGCAAGG GCAGCGCGGCGCCGGGCCCGGTGCCCGCGGGGCTGATCCGGCTCTACAGCATGCGCTTCTGCCCCTTCGCGCAGCGGACGCGCCTGGTCCTCCGCGCCAAGGGCATCAG CCATGAAGTAATCAACATCAATCTGAAGAACAAACCTGACTGGTACTTTGAGAAGAACCCCTCTGGGCTGGTTCCTGTTCTGGAGACCAGCAAGGGCCAGCTGATCTGGGAGTCCCCAATCACCTGTGAGTACTTGGATGAAGCATTTCCAGGGAAGAAGCTGATGCCTTCAGACCCCTATGAGCGAGCTTGTCAAAAGATGCTCTTGGAAGACTTCTCAAAG ATAACACCCTTGCTTTTCAAGCATGTGTTGGCAGTCAAAGATGGACAGGACACCACTTCACTGAAAGCAGAGATTGCTGAAAAATTTGGCAAACTTGAAGAG GTTCTGTCCAAACGCAACACGGTGTTTTATGGTGGGGACTCGGTCTCAATGGTTGACTACATGATCTGGCCATGGTTTGAACGTCTGGAGCCATTCCAGCTGAAAGA CTCTTTGAATCACACCCCAAAGCTCCAACGCTGGATGGAGGCCATGAAGGAGGACCCTGCTATCAAGGCTACAATAACTGATCCACAGACATACAAAAACTACCTCCAGCTGTATCTGAAGAACAGCCCTGAGGCATGTGATTATGGGCTCTGA